A single genomic interval of Thermotoga sp. Mc24 harbors:
- a CDS encoding ABC transporter substrate-binding protein, translating into MRKSLVLLLALLVLSSLMAQVSLPREDTVYIGGALWGPATTWNLYAPQSTWGTDQFMYLPAFQYDLGRDAWIPVIAERYEFVDDKTLRIYIRPEARWSDGVPITAEDFVYALELTKELGIGPGGGWDTYIEYVKAVDTKVVEFKAKEENLNYFQFLSYSLGTQPMPKHVYERVRAQMNIKDWVNDKPEEQVVSGPYKLYYYDPNIVVYQRVDNWWGKDIFGLPRPKYLAHVIYKDNPSASLAFERGDIDWNGLFIPSVWELWEKKGIPVGTWYKKEPYFIPDGVGFVYVNNTKPGLNDPAVRKAIAYAIPYNEMLKKAYFGYGSQAHPSMVIDLFEPYKQYIDYDLAKKTFGTEDGRIPFDLGIANKILDEAGYKKGPDGVRVGPDGTKLGPYTISVPYGWTDWMMMCEMIAKNLRSIGIDVKTEFPDFSVWADRMTKGTFDLIISWSVGPSFDHPFNIYRFVLDKRLSKPVGEVTWAGDWERYDSDEVVELLDKAVSTLDPEVRKQAYFRIQQIIYRDMPSIPAFYSAHWYEYSTKYWINWPNEDNPAWFRPSPWHADTWPTLFIISKKSNPQPIPSWLGTVDEGGIEIPTAKIFEDLHKAAM; encoded by the coding sequence ATGAGAAAGTCACTTGTACTGTTACTGGCTCTTTTGGTTCTTTCCAGTTTGATGGCACAGGTGTCCCTGCCACGTGAAGACACAGTCTACATCGGAGGAGCCCTCTGGGGTCCTGCAACCACCTGGAACCTCTATGCACCGCAGTCCACGTGGGGTACTGATCAGTTCATGTACCTTCCGGCGTTCCAGTACGACCTTGGAAGAGACGCTTGGATTCCTGTCATCGCAGAAAGATACGAATTCGTGGACGACAAAACTCTGAGGATCTACATCAGACCTGAAGCAAGATGGAGTGATGGGGTACCGATCACAGCAGAAGATTTCGTCTATGCTCTTGAGCTCACCAAAGAACTTGGAATAGGACCTGGTGGCGGATGGGACACTTACATTGAGTACGTAAAAGCCGTTGACACCAAAGTAGTCGAGTTCAAAGCAAAAGAGGAAAACCTCAACTACTTCCAGTTCCTTTCCTACTCACTTGGGACACAGCCAATGCCCAAGCACGTCTATGAAAGAGTCAGAGCACAGATGAACATAAAAGACTGGGTTAACGACAAGCCTGAAGAACAGGTTGTTTCTGGTCCTTACAAGCTTTACTACTACGACCCGAACATCGTTGTGTACCAGAGAGTTGACAACTGGTGGGGTAAGGACATCTTTGGACTCCCAAGACCCAAGTATCTGGCTCACGTCATTTACAAGGACAACCCAAGTGCCAGTCTCGCGTTCGAAAGAGGAGACATCGATTGGAACGGACTCTTCATTCCGAGTGTCTGGGAACTTTGGGAAAAGAAAGGTATTCCAGTTGGAACGTGGTACAAAAAGGAACCCTACTTCATTCCCGACGGTGTGGGATTCGTGTACGTAAACAACACTAAACCAGGTCTGAATGATCCTGCTGTGAGAAAAGCGATCGCTTACGCCATTCCGTACAATGAAATGCTCAAAAAGGCTTACTTCGGTTATGGAAGTCAGGCTCACCCGTCCATGGTGATCGATCTCTTCGAACCGTACAAACAGTACATCGATTACGACCTCGCAAAGAAAACCTTTGGAACTGAGGATGGAAGAATCCCGTTCGATCTCGGTATAGCAAACAAGATCTTGGACGAGGCAGGGTACAAAAAAGGCCCGGATGGTGTGAGAGTGGGACCGGATGGCACAAAACTTGGCCCGTACACGATTTCTGTTCCGTACGGCTGGACCGACTGGATGATGATGTGCGAAATGATCGCAAAGAACCTGAGGAGTATAGGTATCGATGTGAAAACAGAGTTCCCCGATTTCTCTGTATGGGCAGACAGGATGACGAAGGGAACGTTCGATCTCATCATATCCTGGAGTGTTGGTCCAAGTTTCGATCATCCGTTCAACATTTACAGATTCGTTCTTGATAAGAGACTTTCCAAACCTGTTGGTGAAGTCACATGGGCTGGAGACTGGGAAAGGTACGACAGCGATGAAGTAGTCGAACTCCTCGATAAAGCAGTTTCTACACTCGATCCTGAGGTGAGGAAACAGGCGTATTTCAGAATCCAGCAGATCATCTACAGAGACATGCCAAGCATACCAGCGTTCTACTCGGCTCACTGGTACGAGTACTCTACGAAGTACTGGATTAACTGGCCAAACGAGGACAACCCAGCCTGGTTTAGACCTTCTCCATGGCACGCGGACACCTGGCCAACTCTCTTCATTATCTCCAAGAAGAGCAATCCACAACCTATTCCATCCTGGCTTGGAACGGTCGATGAAGGAGGTATCGAAATACCCACTGCGAAGATCTTCGAAGACCTTCATAAGGCAGCCATGTGA
- a CDS encoding ABC transporter permease — MGTKSMFKYLSRRFIFLLVTYIVATTIVFILPRAIPGNPLSQILSGLSRVAQANPEAIRAAERTLMEEFGLGKPWYVQYFEFITKALRGDLGTSITFYPRKVIDLIIPVIPWTLALLLPATIVAWILGNSLGALAAYRRNTWIDKGVLTTSLIVSQIPYYWLGMIFIFFFGVKLGWLPVQGAYSQGTIPNLSWSFFIDVLKHYIMPFASIVVSAMGGWAIGMRLMVIYELGSDYAMFSEYLGMKDKRIFKYVFRNSLLPQITGLALSLGGVLGGALITEIVFNYPGTGYLLFRALTTLDYPLIQGIFVILIASIYLANFIVDFLYALIDPRIRLGQEA; from the coding sequence ATGGGAACAAAATCGATGTTCAAGTACCTTTCGAGACGTTTCATCTTCCTGCTTGTTACCTATATAGTGGCAACAACTATTGTGTTCATACTTCCAAGAGCAATTCCAGGAAATCCTTTATCTCAAATCCTCTCAGGGCTTTCCAGAGTCGCTCAGGCCAATCCAGAAGCCATAAGAGCCGCGGAAAGAACTTTGATGGAAGAATTCGGTCTCGGAAAACCCTGGTACGTTCAGTATTTCGAGTTCATCACCAAAGCACTTCGAGGAGATCTTGGAACATCCATTACCTTCTACCCGAGGAAAGTTATTGACCTGATCATTCCAGTTATTCCCTGGACACTGGCGCTTCTTCTTCCAGCAACGATAGTTGCGTGGATCTTGGGTAACAGTCTTGGTGCTTTGGCGGCTTACAGAAGAAACACATGGATAGACAAAGGAGTGCTCACTACATCTCTTATTGTCTCCCAGATTCCGTACTACTGGCTTGGAATGATTTTCATCTTTTTTTTCGGAGTGAAGCTCGGTTGGCTTCCTGTTCAGGGGGCTTATTCTCAGGGAACGATACCGAATCTCAGCTGGTCATTCTTCATTGATGTTTTAAAACACTACATAATGCCCTTTGCGTCTATTGTTGTTTCTGCCATGGGTGGATGGGCAATAGGAATGAGACTCATGGTGATATATGAACTTGGAAGCGATTACGCGATGTTTTCTGAATATCTTGGTATGAAAGACAAGAGGATTTTTAAATACGTTTTCAGGAACTCCCTCCTTCCACAGATTACAGGACTTGCCCTAAGCCTAGGAGGAGTTCTGGGAGGGGCTTTGATCACTGAGATTGTATTCAATTACCCTGGAACGGGATATCTGCTTTTCAGGGCTTTGACCACACTTGATTATCCTCTGATACAGGGAATTTTTGTAATTCTTATTGCCTCTATCTACCTTGCCAACTTCATTGTGGATTTCCTTTACGCTCTGATAGATCCAAGAATAAGATTAGGACAGGAGGCATGA
- a CDS encoding ABC transporter permease — protein MFRTMIRPLFKNKKFIIGFSIFLFFLFLGIFGPMFYKVDPTEMTWDYEQPPSSAHPFGTDTYGRDVLAQLFHGIRSSLYIGFLAAIISLVIGTIIGSFSAVKRGIVDDVLMAITNIVLTTPSILIAILIASYLKVRSIEMVAVILGLFQWPWFARAIRAQLMSVMSREYVYLSIMAGYSDFRLVIEDLIPTIATYAFMSFVLFINGGIMGEAGLSLIGLGPTQGISLGIMLQWAVLMEAVRRGLWWWFVPPGLAIVAVTASLLVISTAMDEVFNPRLREE, from the coding sequence ATGTTTCGAACGATGATAAGGCCACTTTTCAAAAACAAAAAGTTTATAATAGGTTTTTCGATTTTTCTTTTCTTTCTTTTCCTGGGAATTTTTGGACCTATGTTCTATAAAGTGGATCCCACGGAGATGACCTGGGATTACGAGCAACCTCCTTCCAGCGCGCATCCCTTCGGAACGGACACGTACGGTAGAGACGTTCTTGCACAGCTTTTTCATGGAATTCGTTCTTCACTTTACATCGGTTTTCTGGCCGCCATCATTTCACTTGTAATAGGTACGATCATAGGTAGTTTCTCCGCTGTGAAAAGAGGTATTGTAGATGATGTGCTGATGGCTATAACTAACATCGTTCTCACCACTCCTTCAATACTCATAGCAATTCTTATTGCAAGTTATTTGAAAGTACGAAGCATTGAAATGGTCGCTGTCATTTTGGGTCTTTTCCAGTGGCCTTGGTTTGCAAGGGCTATAAGGGCTCAATTGATGAGTGTGATGTCGAGAGAGTATGTTTACCTCTCCATAATGGCGGGTTATTCTGATTTCAGGCTTGTGATAGAGGACCTCATACCCACCATAGCAACATACGCTTTCATGTCCTTTGTTCTGTTCATAAACGGAGGAATAATGGGAGAAGCTGGGTTGAGCTTGATCGGTCTTGGTCCCACCCAGGGAATTTCTCTTGGAATCATGCTTCAGTGGGCGGTTCTCATGGAGGCAGTGCGGAGGGGACTCTGGTGGTGGTTTGTGCCACCAGGACTTGCCATTGTAGCCGTCACTGCTTCTTTGCTCGTGATCAGTACAGCAATGGATGAAGTTTTCAACCCGCGTTTGAGGGAGGAATGA
- a CDS encoding ABC transporter ATP-binding protein, protein MKEILLKAENVKAYYKLEKASVKAVDGLSFEILEDEVIGVVGESGCGKTTLSNVIFMNMVKPLTLVDGKIFLKVNGKFVELSSMTRDEVKRRFWGKEITIIPQSAMNALMPTIRMEKYVRHLAESHGIDEQELLEKAKRRFEEVGLKPMWLKRYPFELSGGMRQRAVIAIATVLNPSLLIADEPTSALDVVNQKVLLKVLMQMKRQGIVKSIIFITHDIATVRQIADRMIIMYAGKIVEFAPVESLLEKPLHPYTQGLFNSVLTPEPEVKKRGITTIPGAPPNLINPPSGCRFHPRCPHVMDICKEKEPPLIEIEPSRRVACWLYTEERA, encoded by the coding sequence ATGAAAGAAATACTCTTGAAGGCAGAAAATGTGAAGGCCTACTATAAACTGGAGAAAGCTTCTGTTAAAGCGGTGGATGGTCTGTCTTTTGAGATACTGGAAGACGAAGTCATAGGTGTTGTTGGTGAATCCGGTTGTGGAAAGACAACTCTCTCGAATGTGATCTTCATGAACATGGTAAAACCTCTGACACTCGTTGATGGAAAGATTTTTCTGAAAGTCAACGGGAAGTTTGTCGAACTATCGTCCATGACAAGAGACGAAGTAAAAAGGAGATTCTGGGGAAAAGAGATCACGATAATCCCCCAGTCCGCCATGAATGCATTGATGCCTACCATTAGAATGGAAAAGTACGTGAGACATCTTGCTGAATCTCACGGTATAGACGAGCAAGAGCTTCTTGAAAAGGCAAAAAGAAGGTTCGAGGAAGTGGGATTGAAACCCATGTGGCTCAAGAGGTATCCATTTGAACTCAGCGGCGGAATGCGGCAAAGAGCCGTGATAGCGATCGCAACTGTACTGAACCCAAGCCTTCTTATAGCGGATGAACCAACTTCTGCTTTGGACGTTGTCAATCAGAAAGTTCTTCTAAAGGTTTTGATGCAGATGAAAAGGCAAGGAATTGTGAAGAGTATTATATTCATTACTCATGACATAGCGACTGTAAGACAAATCGCAGATAGGATGATTATCATGTACGCTGGAAAGATAGTTGAGTTTGCACCTGTGGAGAGCCTCCTGGAGAAGCCTCTTCATCCTTACACCCAGGGGCTTTTCAATTCGGTTCTCACACCAGAGCCAGAGGTGAAGAAAAGAGGAATTACCACCATTCCTGGAGCACCTCCGAACCTTATAAACCCACCTTCTGGATGCAGGTTTCATCCAAGATGTCCGCATGTGATGGATATATGTAAAGAAAAAGAACCGCCACTGATAGAAATAGAACCTTCACGGAGAGTGGCATGCTGGTTGTACACGGAGGAGAGAGCATGA
- a CDS encoding ABC transporter ATP-binding protein: MSRLVVKNLTKIFSLGFFSKRRIEAVKDVSFEVKEKEIVSLVGESGSGKTTTAKMILRLLPPTSGEILFEGKDIWRDLKDKESLVEFRRKVHAVFQDPFSSYNPFYPVERTLWQAISLLENKPSNKKEALELIKESLFRVGIDPKDVLGKYPHQISGGQKQRIMIARCWILRPLLIVADEPTSMIDASSRGGIIKLLEELREEQGTSIIFITHDLGLAYYVSDNIFVMKNGEIVERGHPDKVVLEPTHEYTKLLVGSIPKLYRKLEDL; encoded by the coding sequence ATGAGCAGACTTGTCGTGAAGAACCTCACAAAAATCTTCTCACTTGGATTCTTCTCTAAGCGCCGTATAGAAGCGGTGAAGGACGTCTCTTTCGAGGTGAAAGAAAAAGAAATAGTATCCCTCGTAGGAGAAAGTGGATCTGGAAAGACAACGACCGCAAAGATGATTTTGAGACTCCTTCCTCCCACATCTGGAGAGATACTGTTCGAGGGAAAAGACATCTGGAGGGATCTCAAGGATAAAGAATCGCTCGTTGAATTCAGAAGAAAGGTCCACGCAGTGTTTCAGGATCCGTTCTCAAGTTACAATCCCTTCTATCCAGTCGAGAGAACTCTCTGGCAGGCCATAAGTCTTCTCGAGAACAAGCCTTCAAACAAGAAAGAAGCGCTCGAACTCATAAAGGAGTCGCTTTTCAGAGTGGGGATAGATCCGAAGGATGTGCTTGGGAAGTATCCGCACCAGATTTCCGGTGGTCAGAAACAAAGAATCATGATCGCAAGATGCTGGATCTTGAGGCCTCTTCTGATCGTAGCAGACGAACCCACATCCATGATAGACGCGTCTTCCAGAGGAGGTATCATAAAGCTTTTGGAAGAACTCAGGGAAGAGCAGGGAACATCCATCATCTTCATCACACACGATCTGGGGCTTGCCTATTACGTTTCCGATAACATCTTCGTCATGAAGAACGGTGAAATCGTGGAAAGGGGACATCCAGACAAGGTGGTTCTTGAACCTACCCACGAGTACACAAAACTTCTTGTTGGTAGCATCCCGAAGCTTTACAGGAAGCTGGAGGACCTGTGA
- a CDS encoding TM0026 family membrane protein produces the protein MFTKAVLSIFSWALVLELIVLFYYLWRGLRPVEFYLNLGLLGLTVPSLVFLVIKERKKRRDEDGKGE, from the coding sequence ATGTTTACAAAAGCGGTTCTTTCCATTTTCTCTTGGGCCCTGGTTCTTGAGTTGATAGTTCTGTTTTATTACCTGTGGCGCGGATTGAGGCCAGTGGAGTTCTACCTCAATTTAGGACTTCTTGGACTTACAGTACCTTCCCTTGTGTTTCTTGTCATCAAAGAAAGGAAAAAGAGGAGGGATGAAGATGGAAAAGGTGAATGA
- a CDS encoding beta-glucosidase — MEKVNEILSQLTLEEKVKLVVGIGLPGLFGNPHSRVVGAAGETHPVPRVGIPAFVLADGPAGLRINPTRENDENTYYTTAFPVEIMLASTWNKDLLEKVGKAMGEEAREYGVDVLLAPAMNIHRNPLCGRNFEYYSEDPVLSGEMASAFVKGVQSQGIGACIKHFVANNQETNRMVVDTIVSERALREIYLKGFEIAVKKAKPWSVMSAYNKLNGKYCSQNEWILKKILREEWEFGGFVMSDWYAGDSPVEQLKAGNDLIMPGKTYQVNTERRDEIEEIMEALKEGRLSEEVIDECVRNILKVLMNAPSFKGYKYSNKPDLDAHAKVAYEAGSEGVVLLKNEESLPIPENSKIALFGTGQIETIKGGTGSGDTHPRYTVSILEGIKERNMKFDEELASTYEEYIKKMRETDEYKPRTDSWGTIIKPKLPENFLSGKEIKKAAKKNDVAVVVISRISGEGYDRKPVKGDFYLSDDELELIKTVSREFHEQSKKVIVLLNIGGPIEVASWRDLVDGILLVWQAGQEMGRIVADVLVGKVNPSGKLPTTFPKDYLDVPSWTFPGEPKDNPQKVVYEEDIYVGYRYYDTFGVEPAYEFGYGLSYTKFEYKDLKVNLDGETLRVSYTITNIGDKAGKEVSQVYIKAPKGKIDKPFQELKAFHKTKLLNPGESEKIFLEIPLRDLASFDGKEWVVESGEYEVRVGASSRDIRLRDIFLVEGEKRFKP, encoded by the coding sequence ATGGAAAAGGTGAATGAAATCCTGTCCCAACTTACCCTAGAGGAAAAAGTGAAACTTGTAGTGGGGATAGGACTTCCCGGATTGTTCGGAAATCCCCATTCTCGCGTAGTGGGTGCGGCTGGAGAAACACACCCTGTTCCAAGAGTTGGAATTCCCGCGTTTGTCCTAGCGGATGGTCCAGCGGGGCTTAGAATAAATCCAACAAGGGAAAACGATGAGAACACCTATTACACAACAGCCTTTCCTGTTGAGATCATGCTTGCTTCCACCTGGAACAAAGATCTCCTCGAAAAAGTAGGGAAAGCAATGGGAGAAGAAGCGAGAGAATATGGTGTGGATGTGCTTCTTGCTCCCGCGATGAATATACACAGAAATCCACTCTGCGGAAGGAATTTCGAGTATTACTCAGAAGATCCTGTCCTTTCCGGTGAAATGGCTTCAGCCTTCGTGAAAGGAGTTCAGTCGCAGGGAATTGGGGCATGTATAAAACACTTTGTGGCGAACAATCAGGAGACAAACAGAATGGTCGTGGACACAATCGTGTCCGAGCGTGCCCTCAGAGAGATATACCTGAAAGGTTTTGAAATCGCTGTTAAGAAAGCGAAACCTTGGAGTGTGATGAGTGCTTACAACAAACTGAATGGAAAATATTGCTCACAGAACGAGTGGATTTTGAAGAAGATTCTCAGGGAAGAATGGGAATTCGGTGGTTTTGTAATGAGCGATTGGTACGCTGGGGACAGTCCAGTAGAACAACTCAAAGCGGGCAATGACCTCATTATGCCGGGAAAGACCTACCAAGTTAACACAGAACGAAGAGACGAGATAGAAGAGATCATGGAAGCTCTAAAGGAAGGAAGATTGAGTGAAGAAGTTATCGATGAGTGTGTGAGAAACATCCTGAAGGTCCTTATGAACGCGCCTTCTTTCAAAGGTTACAAGTATTCCAACAAACCAGATCTTGACGCACACGCAAAAGTTGCCTATGAAGCAGGTTCGGAGGGTGTTGTTCTCTTGAAAAATGAAGAATCTCTTCCTATCCCTGAAAATTCGAAGATAGCACTTTTTGGAACAGGACAGATAGAAACAATAAAGGGAGGAACAGGAAGCGGAGACACCCATCCAAGATACACGGTCTCCATCCTTGAAGGCATAAAAGAAAGAAACATGAAGTTCGATGAAGAACTCGCTTCCACTTATGAGGAGTACATCAAAAAGATGAGAGAAACAGATGAATATAAACCCAGAACCGACTCCTGGGGAACTATCATAAAACCGAAACTTCCAGAGAACTTCCTCTCAGGAAAAGAGATAAAGAAAGCTGCAAAGAAAAACGATGTTGCAGTTGTTGTGATCAGCAGGATCTCCGGTGAAGGATACGACAGAAAGCCGGTGAAAGGTGACTTCTACCTCTCTGATGACGAACTGGAGCTCATAAAAACCGTCTCGAGAGAATTCCATGAACAGAGTAAGAAGGTTATAGTTCTTCTCAACATCGGAGGTCCAATCGAAGTTGCAAGTTGGAGAGACCTTGTAGATGGAATTCTTCTTGTCTGGCAGGCGGGACAGGAGATGGGAAGAATAGTAGCCGATGTTCTTGTGGGAAAGGTCAATCCCTCTGGAAAACTTCCAACGACCTTCCCGAAAGATTACTTGGACGTTCCATCCTGGACGTTCCCAGGAGAACCAAAGGACAATCCGCAAAAGGTGGTGTACGAGGAAGACATCTACGTGGGATACAGGTACTACGACACCTTCGGTGTAGAACCTGCCTATGAGTTCGGCTACGGCCTCTCTTACACAAAGTTTGAATACAAAGATTTAAAAGTCAATCTCGATGGGGAGACGCTCAGAGTATCGTACACGATCACAAACATCGGTGACAAAGCCGGAAAAGAAGTCTCACAGGTTTATATCAAAGCTCCAAAAGGGAAAATAGACAAGCCCTTCCAGGAGCTGAAAGCGTTCCACAAAACAAAACTTTTGAACCCGGGCGAATCCGAAAAGATCTTTCTGGAAATTCCTCTTAGAGATCTTGCGAGTTTCGATGGGAAAGAATGGGTTGTCGAGTCAGGAGAATACGAGGTCAGGGTCGGTGCATCTTCGAGGGATATAAGGTTGAGAGATATTTTTCTGGTTGAGGGAGAGAAGAGATTCAAACCATGA